GGGTGAGGTCGGCCATGGGGAAAGGGTCCCCTATGGGCGATTCGCCCCGGGGGCGGGGCGGCTCGATGTGGCGAAGAGCACCCGTAACGTGACCCAGGGTCAGGGCGTTCCCGCGCTCGGGCTGTCGGACGGGGACGGCGCGGCGCGGCCGACCGGGTCGGCGTCCACCACCGGCCCGGCGAGTTGCACGGTCGCCGGCGCCGGGCCGGGTTCGCCGGCCAGCTTGAGGGTGCCGAAGTCGGCGCGGACCGCGGTCGGGGTCCCGTCCGCCCGGTAGCAGTAGATGCCCACGTCCAGCGGGGCGTTCAGCGAGGCGGAGGTCGACTCGACCGAGTAGCACTGACCGGTGGCCCCGGTCGGCGCCGTGGCGGGGGAGACCGCCAGCGGGGCGCGCCGGTCGGTGAGCACCTCCAGCCAGTCGGTGAACGGGTGCTGCACCCGGGGATCGAGCCGCTGGGGCACGGCGTCGTCGGGGTCGCCGACGCGTACGCAGGTGGCCGGCTCCGGTCGGCCCGCCGACGGCAGGGCGCACTGGAAGAGCCCGTCCGCCGTGGCGGCGAGCGAGACGTCCACCGTGCCGCCCAGTCCCCACGCCGGCACGTCGACTCGCCAGGTGCCGTCGTTCGCGCTGGTCACCACGACCGTCCGGTCCGGGACGTCGGCCGTGCCGAACGCGTACCGGGCGGTGAGGTGGCGGTCCTGCGCGGCGGCCGCCAGCGCGGCCAGCTCGTCGCGCGCCGCGTCCGCCCCGGCCGGCACCGGGTCGGCGGTGGCGAGCGGGGACGGTGTCGGCCGGTCGGCGGTGCAGGCGGCGAGGAGCGCCGGCAGGGTGATCGCGAGGACGCCGGTCAGTCGCCGGGCCGCGCGGAGGTGAGCGTGCACCGGGACATTCTGCGGTGCGGGAACGGGTGCCGGGAGTCCGCCGGACGGCTCCCGTTCCGGCGTGTCGCGCCGCCCTCCCGCCGGCCGGTGTTCCCTGGTGAGCCGGCCCCCACCGGGCCGGATGGTGGGATCACCCGACCCGGCGTCGCAGGCTGCCCGATACGCTGATGAGGTCTGACACGCGCCGCCGGACCCGATCCCGGCGGCGTCGGCACGCTCAGGGTCGCTGGGAGGGAGTGCACCGTCGTGGCACTCGTGGTGCAGAAGTACGGCGGGTCCTCCGTCGCCAATGCCGAGCGGATCAAGCGGGTGGCCGAGCGCATCGTCGCCGCCCGCAAGGCCGGCGACGACGTGGTGGTGGTGGTCTCCGCGATGGGGGACACCACCGACGAGCTGCTCGACCTGGCCAACCAGGTCAGCCCGCTGCCGCCCGGTCGCGAGCTGGACATGCTGCTCACCGCCGGGGAGCGGATCTCCATGGCGCTGCTCGCCATGGCGATCCACAACCTGGGGTACGAGGCCCGCTCGTTCACCGGCTCGCAGGCCGGCGTGATCACCACCTCGGTGCACGGCAAGGCCCGGATCATCGACGTCACCCCCGGCCGGCTGAAGGGCGCGCTGGATGAGGGCGCGGTGGTCATCGTGGCCGGCTTCCAGGGCGTCTCGCAGGACACCAAGGACGTCACCACGCTGGGCCGGGGCGGGTCGGACACCACGGCCGTGGCGCTCGCCGCCGCGCTCGACGCCGACGTCTGTGAGATCTACACGGACGTGGACGGCATCTTCAGCGCCGACCCGCGGATCGTGCCGAACGCCCGGCACATCAAGCACATCACCTACGAGGAGATGCTGGAGCTGGCCGCCTGCGGCGCCAAGGTGCTGCACCTGCGCAGCGTCGAGTACGCCCGGCGCGCGGGGTTGCCGATCCACGTCCGTTCGTCATACTCGACCAACACCGGCACGATGGTCACCGGATCGATGGAGGACCTACCTGTGGAACAGGCACTGATCACCGGGGTCGCCCACGACCGCAGCGAGGCGAAGATCACCATCGTCGGCGTGCCCGACGAGCCGGGTGCCGCCGCGCGGATCTTCGACACCGTGGCCGGCGCCGAGATCAACATCGACATGATCGTGCAGAACGTCTCCACCGAGGGCACCGGCCGGACGGACATCTCGTTCACGCTGCCCAAGACCGACGGCCCCACGGCGATGGCCGCGCTCAGCAAGATCCAGGAGGTGGTCAAGTTCAAGGGCCTCCTCTACGACGACCATGTCGGCAAGGTCTCCCTGATCGGCGCCGGCATGCGGTCCCACCCCGGAGTCGCGGCCGGCTTCTTTGCCGCGCTCGGCGCGGCCGGGGTCAACATCGAGATGATCTCCACGTCCGAGATCCGGGTGTCCGTGGTCTGCCGGGACACCGACCTTGACGAGGCGGTCCGGGCCATCCACGACGCCTTCGAGCTGGGCGGCGACTCCGAGGCCGTGGTCTACGCGGGCACCGGGCGGTAACCGGATGTCGTCGCTGCCCACCCTCGCCGTGGTCGGGGCGACCGGTGCCGTCGGCACGGTCATGTGCCAGCTGCTCTCCTCCCGGCGCAACGTCTGGGGTGAGATCCGGCTGCTCGCCTCGGAGCGCTCGGTGGGGCGGCAGGTGCCGTGCCGGGGCGAGCAGCTGACCGTCCAGGCCCTCACGCCGGAGGCGTTCGACGACGTCGACGTGGCCATGTTCGACGTGCCCGACGAGGTCTCCGCCGAGTGGGCTCCGGTCGCGGTCAGCCGTGGCGCGGTGGCGGTGGACAACTCCGGTGCGTTCCGGATGGACCGGGACGTCCCGCTGGTGGTCCCGGAGATCAACCCGGAGCAGGTGCGCAACCGGCCCAAGGGGATCATCGCCAACGCCAACTGCACCACCCTCGGGATGATCGTGGCGGTCGCGCCGCTGCACCGGGAGTACGGCCTGCGCGAGCTGGTGCTCGCCTCGTACCAGGCAGTCTCGGGGGCGGGGCAGGCCGGCGTTGACGCGCTGCACGCCCAGCTCAGCAAGATCGCCGGGGACCGGGTGCTCGGCTCCCGTCCGGGCGACGTGCGGCAGGCGGTCGGCGACGAACTCGGGCCGTTCCCGGCCCCGCTGGCGCTCAACGTGGTGCCCTGGGCCGGCTCCCTCGCCGACGGCGGCTGGTCGTCCGAGGAGATGAAGATGCGCAACGAGTCGCGCAAGATCCTCGGGCTGCCCGACCTCAAGGTCTCGGCCACCTGCGTACGGGTGCCGGTGGTGACCGGCCACTCGGTGGCCGTGCACGCGGTCTTCGCCACCGAGGTGAACGCCGAGGGCGCCCGCGAGGCGCTGCGCAACGCGCCCGGCGTGATCCTGGTCGACGACCCCGCCGCGGGCGAGTTCCCGATGCCGATCGACGCCGTCGGCACCGACCCGTCCTGGGTCGGCCGCATCCGCCGCGCCGTCGACGACCCGAGAGCGCTCGACCTCTTCGTGACGGGCGACAACCTCCGCAAGGGCGCCGCCCTCAACACCGCCCAGATCGCCGAACTCCTCGCCAAGGAATTCACCCACCCCTGACCCCCTCGTCTGCGATGGCCCGGGGTGGCGGCGGGGGAGCCGGTCAGGCGGCGGCGAGGCGGACGCCGTCGCGGCCGTGGCGCTTGACCGCGTAGAGAGCCTGGTCGGCCCGGCGGAGGGTGCCCTCGGGCGCCTCCCCGGGCTGGGGCAGGGCGACGCCGACGCTGATGGTGCGGCCGGTGCGGCGGGCCGCCTCGGTGAGGCGCTCGGCGATCCGGACCGCCTCCTCGGGCCGGTTCACCTCGATCACCGCGACGAACTCGTCGCCGCCGATCCGGTACAGCTCGTCGCCGTGCCGCAGCGCCTCCTCCAGCGCCCGGGCCAGCCCGACCAGCAGCCGGTCGCCGGCCTGGTGGCCGTACGTGTCGTTGACGTCCTTGAAGCCGTCCACGTCGATCGCCAGCAGGGCGGTACGCCCCGGAGTGGCGGTCGCGATCCGCTGCCCGAACGGCCCGGTGTGCCGCAGTCCGGTGAGCGGGTCCGAGCTGGCCTGCTCGCGCAGCCGGGCCAGGGTGCGCAGCCGGTCCAGGCAGGTCCACGCCTGCCCGGCCAGCAGCTCCATCAGGTTGACCGTGGTCGGGTCGGGCCGGAGCAAGCGCTCGTCCGCGATCAGCAGCACCCCGCCGGCGTCCGGCGGCCCGACCGGCACCGCCACCAGGGTGCGCGCCCCGGCCCGGGCGAGCGGCAGGTAGTCGTCGGTCGGCGGGTGTCCGGCCTCGCCCAGCGTGTACGCCGCGCCGTGCCGATGGGCCCGGGCGATCAGCCGGCCGAGCGGCACGGCGCCGGCCTCGGTCAGTTCGGCGCGGAGCCGCGCCTCCAGCTCTCCGGGGGCGCTGGTCGGCGCGCCGAGCCGGGCACCACGCCGGCCGGAGAGGACCAGTACGGCGGCGGAGAGGGCCGAGACGTCCCGGGCCGCGGTGATCGCGGCGGTCATCAGGTCCCAGTCGGTGGGGGCCGAGGTCATCGCGGCAGCGTGCCGGAGCAGCTTCTCGCTGCGGCTCTCGGCCGGCGGTCCGCCGAGCGCCGTGATCCGGGCGCCCAGCCGGGCGGCCAGCCGCTCCGCGGTCTCCCGCCACGGCCCCAGCTCGACCGGGTCGCTCCACTGCAGGTCGAGCACGCCGATCGGTCGCCCCGCCGGGTCCAGCACCGGTACGCAGAGCTCGGCGGTCACGTCGGGGCGTACCGGGAGGTAGTCGGGGTCGGTGGTGACGTCCGCGACGGTGGCGGGCTCGCCGGAGGCGTACACCCGGCCGACGATGCCGGTCTTCGGCGGCACGGTGGAGAAGACCTGCCAGGCGCCGGTGGCCGCGACGCAGCGGAGCCGGTCGTGGACCTGGAGCAGGATCGAGAGGGTGGCCGGGGTGTGTCGCGCGAGCGCGGCGACGGTCCACTGGCACGCCTCCAGGGCGGTCGACGCCATCGGCAGGCGGACCGTGACGTCTCGGACGACTCGCTCGTGATCCACGTCGTTCCTGGTGGGAGGGCCCGGGCCGGCGCCGGGGGGTGCGATCAAGGGTACCCAGCGCACGGTCCGCCGACCTTCGTACACATGTGCTATCCACAGGCTGTGGACGTGGCCTGTGGGGACGGCGGGGCCGCGCGGCGGGGGTGGTCGGCGATAGCGTGAGGGTCCCGGTCCCGAGGAGGCGTCGATGCTCATCGCCCAGCTCAGCGACCCGCACGTGACCACCGGCCCGCTCGCCGCCGAGCAGGCCGCCGCGCTGCACCGCGCCCTCGGCCGGGTACTGGCGCTGCGACCCCGCCCGGACTGCGTCGTGATCACCGGCGACCTGGTCAACAACGGCCGCACCGACGAGTACGTCGCGCTCCGTGAGATCGTCGGCCGCTTCCCGCTGCCGGTTCACCTCGCCACCGGCAACCACGACGATCGGGAGTCGCTGCTGGACACCTTCGGCGGCACGTCCTACCTGGGTGGCGGCTTCTCGGCGTACTACCACGTCGACCACCCGGACGCGACCGTCGTGGTGCTGGACTCGCTCGCCCCCGGCGGCAGCGGCGGGCGGCTCGGCGACGATCAGTTGGCCTGGCTCGACGGGGTGCTGGCCGGCCGGCCGGAGGTGCCCGCCGTCGTGTGCCTGCACCATCCGCCGGTCGCGGTCGGCCTCCCGGTCGCCGACGCCATCCGGCTCGCCGACGGCGACGCGCTCGCCCAGGTGATCGGCCGGCACTCCCATGTCGTACGCGTCACCGCCGGTCACCTGCACCGCCCGGTCACCGCCGGCTTCGCCGGCACGGTGCTCACCACCGCGCCGAGCACCTGGGTGCAGGCCTCGCTGACGATGAGCGACGACGAGGAGATCGGGCTGGTCGCCGAGCCGACCGCGTTCCTGCTGCACCGGGTGGCCGACGGCGGCTGCGTCACGCACACCGTCCAGGTCAGCCACGCCGCCGGGCAGACCTGCTGGTTCTGAGGGGTTGGACCAGCTCCGGTACGTCGCGTACGGGTCGAACCCTCGCGGCGCAGGACCTGGGGATGCTGGCCCGGGGGCTGCGCGAGGCACACGGCTGGGACGCCGAGCGGATCACCGGCTCTGGCCGACCGGCCGGTGGCAGCGGGTCGCGCTGCTGGAGCTGGTCACGAGGGCGACCGGAGAGATGACGGACTGAGCCCGGACGTGCGGAGGCCGCCGGGACCAGCCGGCGGCCTCCGACCTCAGCTCTTTGGGTGGGTCAGGTCCGTCAGAGGGCGGACAGGATCCGGTTGAGCAGGGCGACCAGCCCGTTCAGGGCACCGCCCGCGCCGCCGGTGTTGTCGAGCAGGCCGGCGACCGCGCAGAGCAGGTTGCCGAGCAGGTTGCCCGGGCCCTGCTGGGCGGTGATGTCGAGCACGACCTCGTCGAGGTGCACCTGGAGGCCGAGCAGGTTGAGGTCCAGCGGGCCGAGGTCCAGGTTGAGGATGTCGCAGGTGCCGCTGACCTGGACCGGCACGGTGACCTGCTGGGTAACGGCGCCGAGCGGGGTGCCCGCGGGGTTGGTCAGGGTGCCGGTCAGCGTGCCGACCGCGGCCAACTGCCCGTTCTGGTTGACGAACCGGGTCGGGGTGAAGGTGCCGGCGAAGGTGCCAGCCCCACCCAGCGCGTCCGTGAAGCTACCGGTGACCGGGGTGCTCACCGTGGATGCGGCCGGCGCGACGGTGGGAGCCTGCTGGGTGACCGGGGCGGCTTGAGCCACGCCGGTTCCACCGAGGACCAATCCCGTGGCGGCGGTCAGGGCGACGAAGGCGGTGCGGAATCGTGCTGCGCGCATGAATTCTTCCTTCCGTTGGATTGCCGTTGCTCCAATCCGGTACCCGTGGTCATCGCCCCAAACCGCAGAAAAATTCTCACTTCTGATCCTTATCGGACGCTCTGTCCCGAGTCGATGAAGCGCCACCATGTCTTGCCGTGACCGCTCAGCCGAGCAGGTCGGCGCGGAGTGCGGGGGCGAGATCCTCCGGCGGGACCTCGTGGAATCCGCCGGGCAGACTCCGGTGCGTGGCACCGGGAATCGCCGCGGCCGTCGCGGTGGCCGCGGCCCGCAGCCACCGCGGGCTGCCGGTGCTGTCGACGACGACGGTGGGCGTGGCGATCGTCGCGAGCCGGGCGGCGGGCAGCGCGCCGTCACCGCTGACCGTGGTGTCGTATGCGAGGGTGTGCGCCAGACCCTCCATCCAGGACCACTCCGGCATCCCGCGCATCCCGGCGACGGCCTCGGCGGGCACCCCCACCGCGTCGGTCAGGAACAGCTCCACCGCGTCGCCCCGGTGGCCCGCGGACACCAGCTCGGTGAGCCGCTCCGACAGCTCCGCCTTGGTGCCGCCTTCCGGCCCGACCTGGAACGGCGGCTCGAAGAGGGCCAGCCCGGCGATCGGCAGCCCCTCGGCGGCCGCGTACGCGGCGAGGATCGCCCCGGAGGACAGACCGTAGACGTAAGCCGTGCCGCCGGCCGTCTCGATCAGCGCCGCCACGTCCTCGATCTCGCGCTGCACCGCGTACGGCGCGGTGTCGCCGCTGCCGCCCCGGCCCCGGCGGTCGTAGCCGTACGTGGTGAAGTCGGCGGCCAACGCGGCGGCCAGCGGACGGGTGGTCGACCGGTCGTTGAAGGCGCCGCCCACCAGGATGATCGGCGGTCCCTCGCCGGCGGTCTCGTACGCGATCGCGGTGCCGTCGGCGGACTTGGCGGAGCCCACCGTCCAGGCCGTCCCGTCGGGAGTCATGGTTACTTTTTAGCCCACGCCCCCGACAGCGGGCGGCCCTGCAGGAATTCACCAGCCCGTCATGTCGGACTCGTCGGGCAGACCGGTACAGGTCGCCGGCCAGATCCATGGCTCTGTTGTGCTGTCCCGGTCGACCGATCGCGTGTCGGATGGCAAGCTTGCCCCGGCGGGGCGGCATCCCCCGACCGCCGTCGCCCGCCATCGACCCTTGCCACGGCACGGATCAGGGTCGCCGGGCGAACCATCGTCCCGAACCGTCACGCGCCGATTCTCACGAGGAGTTCCATGTCCGTCCCCGGGATGCGCCGGGCCGCCGTCGGTCTGGTCGCGCTCGCCGCGACCGCGCTCGGCACGGTCGCCGTCAACCCCAACCAGGCGGAGGCCGGTCCCAAGCCGGTCGACGTCAAGCTGCTCGCCATCAACGACTTCCACGGCAACCTGGAGCCGCCGACCGGCTCCAGCGGCACCATCGCGGGGCAGCCGGCGGGTGGCGCGGAGTACCTGGCGACCCAGCTCGCCAAGCTGCGCGGCACCACCGAGGAGGAGCAGGAGCGCACCATCACGGTCGCCGCCGGTGACCTGATCGGCGCCTCCCCGCTGCTCTCCGCGGCCTTCCACGACGAGCCGACCATCGAGGAGATGAACCTCGCCGGGCTCGAGTTCACCAGCGTCGGCAACCACGAGTTCGACGAGGGCGCCACCGAGCTGCTCCGGATGCAGAACGGCGGCTGCCACCCGGTGGACGGCTGCGCCGACGGCACCCCGTTCGAGGGCGCCAACTTCCAGTACCTCTCCGCCAACGCCTTCAAGACCGCCACCGGCCAGCCGCTGCTGCCGCCGTACGGCATCAAGAAGGTCGACGGCGTCAAGGTGGGCTTCATCGGGATGACCCTGGAGGGCACCCCGCAGATCGTCAGCCAGCAGGGCGTCGCCGGCCTCACCTTCGCAGACGAGGCGGAGACCGCCAACAAGTACGCCCGCATCCTGCGCGCGCAGGGCGTCGAGACCATCGTCGTGCTGCTGCACGAGGGCGGGGTGCAGAACGGCGGCGGGATCAACGACTGCACCGGCTTCAGCGGGCCGATCGTCGACATCGCCAACCGGATGGACCCGTCGATCGACGTGATCGTCAGCGGGCACACCCACGCCGCGTACAACTGCAACATCAACGGCAAGCTGGTCACCAGCGCCAGCTCGTTCGGTCGCCTGGTCACCGACATCGACCTGCAGATCGACCGCCGCTCGGGTGACGTGATCACCGCCAAGGCGAACAACGTCGTGGTCACCCGGGACGTCCCGAAGGACCCGGCGTCCACCGCGCTGATCAACCGGTACAAGACCGCGCTCGGCCCGGTCGCCGACAAGGTGGTCGGCGAGACCACCACGGCGATCACCAAGACGCAGGAGAACCTTTACCAGACCGGCGTGGACGCCAACGGCAAGCCGACGTACCAGACCGGTGAGTCGCCGCTGGGCAACCTGATCGCCGACGCCCAGTTCGCCGCCACCGACAACGAGCAGAACGCGGTCGCCGCGTTCATGAACCCCGGTGGTGTCCGCGCCGACCTCGACGCCGGCCCGGTCACCTACGCCGAGGCGTTCACGGTGCAGCCGTTCACCAACAACCTGGTGA
The window above is part of the Micromonospora inositola genome. Proteins encoded here:
- a CDS encoding phosphodiesterase translates to MLIAQLSDPHVTTGPLAAEQAAALHRALGRVLALRPRPDCVVITGDLVNNGRTDEYVALREIVGRFPLPVHLATGNHDDRESLLDTFGGTSYLGGGFSAYYHVDHPDATVVVLDSLAPGGSGGRLGDDQLAWLDGVLAGRPEVPAVVCLHHPPVAVGLPVADAIRLADGDALAQVIGRHSHVVRVTAGHLHRPVTAGFAGTVLTTAPSTWVQASLTMSDDEEIGLVAEPTAFLLHRVADGGCVTHTVQVSHAAGQTCWF
- a CDS encoding aspartate kinase yields the protein MALVVQKYGGSSVANAERIKRVAERIVAARKAGDDVVVVVSAMGDTTDELLDLANQVSPLPPGRELDMLLTAGERISMALLAMAIHNLGYEARSFTGSQAGVITTSVHGKARIIDVTPGRLKGALDEGAVVIVAGFQGVSQDTKDVTTLGRGGSDTTAVALAAALDADVCEIYTDVDGIFSADPRIVPNARHIKHITYEEMLELAACGAKVLHLRSVEYARRAGLPIHVRSSYSTNTGTMVTGSMEDLPVEQALITGVAHDRSEAKITIVGVPDEPGAAARIFDTVAGAEINIDMIVQNVSTEGTGRTDISFTLPKTDGPTAMAALSKIQEVVKFKGLLYDDHVGKVSLIGAGMRSHPGVAAGFFAALGAAGVNIEMISTSEIRVSVVCRDTDLDEAVRAIHDAFELGGDSEAVVYAGTGR
- a CDS encoding aspartate-semialdehyde dehydrogenase translates to MSSLPTLAVVGATGAVGTVMCQLLSSRRNVWGEIRLLASERSVGRQVPCRGEQLTVQALTPEAFDDVDVAMFDVPDEVSAEWAPVAVSRGAVAVDNSGAFRMDRDVPLVVPEINPEQVRNRPKGIIANANCTTLGMIVAVAPLHREYGLRELVLASYQAVSGAGQAGVDALHAQLSKIAGDRVLGSRPGDVRQAVGDELGPFPAPLALNVVPWAGSLADGGWSSEEMKMRNESRKILGLPDLKVSATCVRVPVVTGHSVAVHAVFATEVNAEGAREALRNAPGVILVDDPAAGEFPMPIDAVGTDPSWVGRIRRAVDDPRALDLFVTGDNLRKGAALNTAQIAELLAKEFTHP
- a CDS encoding sensor domain-containing diguanylate cyclase, whose translation is MASTALEACQWTVAALARHTPATLSILLQVHDRLRCVAATGAWQVFSTVPPKTGIVGRVYASGEPATVADVTTDPDYLPVRPDVTAELCVPVLDPAGRPIGVLDLQWSDPVELGPWRETAERLAARLGARITALGGPPAESRSEKLLRHAAAMTSAPTDWDLMTAAITAARDVSALSAAVLVLSGRRGARLGAPTSAPGELEARLRAELTEAGAVPLGRLIARAHRHGAAYTLGEAGHPPTDDYLPLARAGARTLVAVPVGPPDAGGVLLIADERLLRPDPTTVNLMELLAGQAWTCLDRLRTLARLREQASSDPLTGLRHTGPFGQRIATATPGRTALLAIDVDGFKDVNDTYGHQAGDRLLVGLARALEEALRHGDELYRIGGDEFVAVIEVNRPEEAVRIAERLTEAARRTGRTISVGVALPQPGEAPEGTLRRADQALYAVKRHGRDGVRLAAA
- a CDS encoding alpha/beta fold hydrolase, whose product is MTPDGTAWTVGSAKSADGTAIAYETAGEGPPIILVGGAFNDRSTTRPLAAALAADFTTYGYDRRGRGGSGDTAPYAVQREIEDVAALIETAGGTAYVYGLSSGAILAAYAAAEGLPIAGLALFEPPFQVGPEGGTKAELSERLTELVSAGHRGDAVELFLTDAVGVPAEAVAGMRGMPEWSWMEGLAHTLAYDTTVSGDGALPAARLATIATPTVVVDSTGSPRWLRAAATATAAAIPGATHRSLPGGFHEVPPEDLAPALRADLLG
- a CDS encoding bifunctional metallophosphatase/5'-nucleotidase, whose product is MSVPGMRRAAVGLVALAATALGTVAVNPNQAEAGPKPVDVKLLAINDFHGNLEPPTGSSGTIAGQPAGGAEYLATQLAKLRGTTEEEQERTITVAAGDLIGASPLLSAAFHDEPTIEEMNLAGLEFTSVGNHEFDEGATELLRMQNGGCHPVDGCADGTPFEGANFQYLSANAFKTATGQPLLPPYGIKKVDGVKVGFIGMTLEGTPQIVSQQGVAGLTFADEAETANKYARILRAQGVETIVVLLHEGGVQNGGGINDCTGFSGPIVDIANRMDPSIDVIVSGHTHAAYNCNINGKLVTSASSFGRLVTDIDLQIDRRSGDVITAKANNVVVTRDVPKDPASTALINRYKTALGPVADKVVGETTTAITKTQENLYQTGVDANGKPTYQTGESPLGNLIADAQFAATDNEQNAVAAFMNPGGVRADLDAGPVTYAEAFTVQPFTNNLVTLDLTGAQLYCMLEQQFTVARVLYASSTVHYVVDTNGTTAAAGAPCSGTRVVRGSLTINGAPVTDAATYRVTVNNFLAGGGDGFSVLTGGTNPVTGMIDLDAFTAYLTEKSPVSAPALDRIQTTTEVPAA